The Acetivibrio cellulolyticus CD2 genome segment GGATTAAAGCTTTTGAAAATGTGTCTTGCAACTGTTGTGTGCACTAAAAATACTAACTGGGATGAGAAAGAATATGCAAAGGGTGTGGTTGAGCCATACCGCAAGATTCAGAAGATGAAGGAGGAGTTGGAGGCTGATGGCTGTGAACCTTCAGTTGAGCAACTCAAAGAGGCTGTTGAAATGCTCAAGTCGGTGTTCAGAACAAAAGGTATAGAATTAGGCGAACAGAGTGAAAGATTTGGCACAATATTTAAAGAAACAGGTTTTGAAAACTTATTTGAAATGTAAATGGGGGTGGAGTAAGTGTATGGCAAAAGTTTAAGATTGTCAAGAATTATGAATATTGATACAGGACGTACCTGCATAGTTCCTATGGACCACGGTGTAACATTAGGTCCGATTGATGGAATCCAGGACTACGTTGGTACAATCACACAGATATTAAGTGGCGGTGCAGATGCAATTGTCTTGCACAAGGGACTTTTGAAATCTGTTGCAAGTCATACCGAGCTCTCAAAAGGCCGGTATATTATGCATTTATCGGCTTCAACTTCACTGAGTAATGATTCCACCCACAAGGTATTGACCGGTTCGGTGGAAGAGGCTGTGAAGCTTGGAGCTGATGGGGTTTCCGTACATGTAAATCTTGGAGTTTGGTCGGAGGGCGAAATGACCAGGGATTTAGGAATTGTTGCCAGAGATTGTATGGAGTGGGGAATGCCCCTTTTAGTTATGATTTACACACATAAGAATCCTAAGGATATTAATGCCATTATGCACTCTGCGCGTGTAGCTGAAGAGCTTGGAGCAGATATTGTGAAGATTGGATATCCCGGTTCTTTTGAAAATACTGAAAAGTTGATAAGGGGTGTGGGAATACCGGTAGTTATTGCAGGCGGAGCAAAAATGGATAGCGTAGAAAAACTGATGTGTACCATTGATGATGCTCTGAATGCAGGTGCATCAGGTGTTGCAATAGGCCGGAATGTTTTCCAGCACAAGAATCCTGGATTAATTACAGACCTTATAAGCAAGCTGATCCATAGGAAGTTAAAGCTTGGACAGTGCTTAAGTATGCTTGAAGAATTGGAGGGTGCTTATGCAGAAGAATGCAGAGTCTAAACTAATATCTATACTGAACGAAAAATTCGATGTTGATTATAATTCAGGGATAAGGCTTGAGGATACTCTATCGAGCCTGAATATAAATTCGATAAGCTTTATCAGACTGGTAGTTGAGATTGAGAAGGAATTTAATATTGAGTTTCAAGACGACATAATTGACGTAAATAATTTCAAAACGCTAAAAAGTCTGGTGGAATTTATAGAAGAAATGGGAGGTTAATGTGACGACAATTGCCAACTATTTAAAAAATGTGACCAAGCTTGTCTCATCACTCGATCAAATGCCTTATGACAGTATTCTATCCGAAATCAAACGGGCTGTTCAGCAAAGACATACAATATATCTTGTGGGGAATGGAGCAAGCAGTATAACAGTTTCACACTTTGCCAACGATCTTATGAAAAATTCCGGCGAAAATATTTCCAACATGCTTGGACTTGGTATCAGGGTGATTGCACTTTCGGATAATATGCCATTTTTTACAGCTGTTTCAAATGATATTTCAATGGACAGCG includes the following:
- a CDS encoding acyl carrier protein; amino-acid sequence: MQKNAESKLISILNEKFDVDYNSGIRLEDTLSSLNINSISFIRLVVEIEKEFNIEFQDDIIDVNNFKTLKSLVEFIEEMGG
- a CDS encoding 2-amino-3,7-dideoxy-D-threo-hept-6-ulosonate synthase, translating into MYGKSLRLSRIMNIDTGRTCIVPMDHGVTLGPIDGIQDYVGTITQILSGGADAIVLHKGLLKSVASHTELSKGRYIMHLSASTSLSNDSTHKVLTGSVEEAVKLGADGVSVHVNLGVWSEGEMTRDLGIVARDCMEWGMPLLVMIYTHKNPKDINAIMHSARVAEELGADIVKIGYPGSFENTEKLIRGVGIPVVIAGGAKMDSVEKLMCTIDDALNAGASGVAIGRNVFQHKNPGLITDLISKLIHRKLKLGQCLSMLEELEGAYAEECRV